Below is a window of Desulfonatronum thiodismutans DNA.
CGCCACCACCACTGGGACGGGGGGCACGTTCCTGAGCTTCGTTGATGCGCAGGCTACGTCCCTGGAAATCCTTGCCGTCCAACGCCTCCTGGGCGGAACGGGCTCCGGCTTCGTTCATTTCTACGAAGGCGAAACCACGCGGACGACCTGTTTCACGATCACTGATCAAGGCCACGGAAAGAACTTCGCCATAGGTGGCGAACAGATCGCGAACATCGTCTTCCTGGGCGGTAAAAGGCAAATTCCCAACATACAACTTACTTGACATGCGAATAACTCCAAAAAAGGTTGAGGCGGACATTCTGTTTGCTTGAAGCCGGGCACACCCCGGTGTTCAGGAAGAACGGGACTCCGCCGTTGCAAATCGAATTCAAGGTAACTACTCGGATCGTGTTTGGCTGTCAACAAAAATTTTTTACCGGAAATTCTGTGGGCAGTACGTGATCGGTGTGCTTGGCAAGATAAAAGAACACGAGATGAGATTGAAAGTTCAACTTGCAATTTGCATGAATTTGTGTAGCCTCTTTTCATGCAAGAAAGAACAATAGAACAGGCTTTCCATGCCCTTGCCGCCAAATATCCGGTGGTCACGGTCACAGGCCCCCGTCAAAGCGGCAAGACCACCCTTTGCAGGATGACCTGCCCTGATAAAAAATATGTCAACCTTGAAGCACCGGATATCCGACAGTTCGCCGCGGACGATCCCCGAGGTTTTCTGGCCGAGTGCCGGGCAGGGGCCATCCTGGACGAGATTCAGCGCGCCCCTGAACTGCTGTCCTACCTGCAACCTCTGGTTGACGAGGATCCGACACCGGGGCGATTTATTCTCACGGGCAGCCAGCAGTTCAATGTCCGTGAGGCCCTGAGCCAGTCCCTGGCCGGAAGGACCGGTCTGCTGACCCTGCTGCCCTTTGATTGGCTTGAGATCCAGTCTTTCCTGGATGTTTCCGATGTGGACAAGCTTATTCTGCATGGTTTTTATCCCCGTCTGCACCAAATGCGCATCCATCCGACGCAGGCCATGGGCGACTATTATGAAACCTACGTGCAGCGCGATGTCCGGCAGCTCATTCAGATCCGCAATGTCGGCGCGTTTGAGAGGTTCGTACGCCTTTGCGCGGGCAGGATTGGCCAGCTCTTGAATCTGAACAGCCTGGGCAACGATGCCGGGGTGACCCATACCACGGCCAGGGAGTGGATTTCCATCCTGGAGGCCAGCTATATCATTTTTCAATTGCCTCCCTGGCATGCCAACATCTCCAAGCGTCTGGTCAAGACCCCGAAAATTTATTTCTGGGATGTCGGACTGGCCTCTTATCTCCTTGGACTGCAGGAAGAGAAGCAAGTGACCAGGGATCCGCTGCGGGGCAGCCTTTTCGAAAACATGGTCGTGGCTGAGCTCTTCAAACAGCATTATCATCAAGGGGTCCGCCCCAGACTTTCCTTTTATCGCGACAGTGCGGGCAACGAGGTGGATGTGGTCATTGAGAGCGGACATGATCTTGTCCTGGTCGAAATCAAGGCCGGACAGACCGTGAGCAGAGACTATTTCAAGGGGCTGGATCGATTTGCCGGAGTGGCGGGGGGGCGCATCAAGGGGGGGATGGTGGTTTTCAGCGGCCAAAAGGCGCAACGAAGATCGTCCTGGGAGGTCTGGCCGGTCAGCGATATTGGCGTGTTGCGAAACAGAGCAGTTTATTTTTTTGCAAATTGAAGATGTAGATTGCAATTTGCATATGTGTCGCGGATTTTAGATTCTCCTTTGGGCCGTGATCTTTGAGCTTTGCGGTAATGAAATGGCCTCCTTCAGGGGGTGGGAATCCTTGAGGTTTAGCTCTATTAGATGGACGGGCCTTCCCGTTTCACTTTGAGCCATCAGCTTCGAACCATCGCCACGAACTATCGTTGATGGTCAAGACAGTGACGGATGCTGGTCTGGTTGGTAATCTCAAACGCCAAACACCTGCCTGCCCCTCGCCTACAAGCTTCAATAATTTCGGCCTGAAATTTGCGAAGCCTTGCAAAAACCATTAAACAGGCAAGCCATGCCCAGAGTTAAGCAAGCATATTCCTTGTCTCCAGGCCTCTCAAGGGGATGTCAAAAAATGGTTCAAGGCCTGGGTGAGAAATCGAAGTCAGAGTCATGTTCAGTTTTTTTGGGTCAAGGTAAATAATTACAGGGTGTTGCTTGCCTCAGAGGTCCAGCCCCACCCCCCCCTCATGGAGTCAGCCAACAGCCATAGGAGTCCAGGCATGTCGCTACAAAGTTACGAAGCCATATATCATAATGGTCAAGTGCAATGGTTGGGCGAAACGCCCAATGTGAAAAAAGCAAAAGTCATCGTCACTATTCTTGAGCCGAGGGGTGATGCGTCGCAATCAATTCGTCGCATGCCGTCCGTTCGAATTAGGGGGAAAGGGAAGATCCTTGGTGACATCATGTCGCCTGCCGCTCCGGTTGAAGAATGGAATTGCGCGAAATGATTCTGCTCGACACGCATATCTGGGTCAATTGGATAGTGAAGGGCAATTCCTGCCTTTCTTCAGAAGTTGTCAATGCCATGCAAAATGCGGACGGTTTGGCTGTTTCGGCTATTTCGTGTTTCGAAGTTTCGTTGCTGGTGAATCGTGGGAAACTGGAACTGCCGTGCTCTGTTGACGAATGGATGCTTGAAGCGCTGGTTAACTCAGGTGTGGATTCTCTTCCGGTGACCTGCTTGATCGCTGATCGTGCGGTGACGCTTCCTGATATCCACCGTGATCCGGCCGATAGAATCATCATCGCCACGGCGATTATCCACGATATCAAACTGGCAAGCATGGACTCTGTGTTTCCTGGCTATCTTGAAATAGCTGATAAATTGGTTGGGCAGTGAGATTCTTGGTTCGCACAAAGCCCCAGTGAGTTGAGGTGCTGGCACGGCTGATGGGAATGCCGGAAACCTTTGACTTCAGCGAGTACTATTCTGGATGGGTGACCAATGCAATTCGAAAGAGGAATTAACACGACCATGAGCAAAAAGAAGAATCCAAACCTACCCGCAATAAACGGCGGTTCCAATGTTCGCTCATCAGCGGCGGAGTATCTGACCTTTCTGGCGGCTCTCGGCAAGGGAGGCGTCGCTGCGGTATACGCTGATCAAAACATCTGGTTGACCCAGAAAATGATGGGCGTGCTTTATGATGTTGAAACGCACACGATCAACTATCACCTGAAAAAAGTATTCTCCGACAGTGAGTTGGAGGAAGAAGCAGTTATTCGAAATTTTCGAATAACTGCCACTGACGGCAAAAGCTACGATACCAAGCACTACAACCTGTCCGCGATCATCGCCGTGGGCTACAAGGTGAACTCCGAGCGGGCCGTGCAGTTTCGCAAGTGGGCGACAGGCATCATTGAGGAGTTCACCATCAAAGGGTTTACAATGGATGATGAGCGTCTCAAAAGCGGCGGCACCATCCTTTCTGATCAATATTTTGAAGAGCAATTGCAGCGCATCCGGGAGATTCGTCTCTCTGAGCGGAAATTTTACCAGAAGATCACCGACATCTACGCCACGGCCATGGATTATGATGTGACCGCTCAGGCCACCAAGCGTTTTTTTGCCACTGTTCAGAACAAACTGCATTGGGCCATACATGGCCAGACCGCGGCTGAAGTCAACTATGCCCGCGCCGATGCCGCAAAACAGAACATGGGCTCACCACCTGGAAGGATGCACCGAGAGGCAAGATACCAGAAGCCAAATCGCAAGGATTAGGTGTTTTTTATGATAACGTATACTGCGAAGTATCTCAAAATAGAATCAGGATACATGGGTCAGCTTGTCGAGTGGCCCGAGGTTTTAACGGAAGGGGCGGACTTGGATGAGTGCAGAGCAATGCTTCGCGATGCTTTGCAGGAAATGTTTACGGCATATGTCCAGCTTGGCAAGGAGATACCTTTAGGCAATGCTTTGATTGAGCAACTCCCCATCGAGATGAAGCATGTCGGTCAAACGGCGTGATCTGGTCAAATACTTCGAGCAGCATGGATATCGCCTACTCCGTGAAGGAGCTAATCATGCCATTTATACCAATGGGATAAAAGTCATACCCATTAAGCGCCATAGGCAGCTTGATCGCATTACGGCCAATGAACTCTGCAAGCAGGCAGGACTCGTACCTGTTTTCTGATCCCGCATGAACATGTTGCCTGCCAGGTTGTTGAATTTGAAACTGTGGCCGTTTGGAGCAAGAGTTTTGCTGATATGCTACGGCTGAAAATGGGTGCGGCTCCGCGGAAAGAGCCCGTTGCGCATCTGCATGAGAATTCTGGTGGATATGGTCAGGACATGCGCGAGAATATGATTGAATGGGAAGTTTTTGGCTCCAGAGTTTTTTGACTTTTGTCGAATTATATTTGATGCTTGGGTCTAGAAAGCAGTGGTTTGGGCAACAAAGGTTCTCTGTAAGGGGTCAAAATAGGTTTTTTTGGGGGATCAAGATGAATAAACACAGGTGATTGCTTGTGATTGCTTGTCTGATTGCTTGTCTCAGAGACCCAGCCCAAGCATAGAGGCGAGCGCGAAAGGAGAGTCAATGCCAACAATCAGCATGTTTTACGGTATTCTGATTTGCATGTATTTTTATGATGATGAAAGACATCATCTGCCACATATTCATGCTAAATATCAGGGACAGGATGCGGCTTTCAATATTCTTGACGGTGAGGTGATCAGCGGCGAGATTCCGCTTGCCAAGAAGCGATTGGTGCAGGCATGGATAGAAATCAATCGTGAATCGTTATTGGCTGATTGGGAGCTGGCAGCTAGCGGGCAGC
It encodes the following:
- a CDS encoding RNA recognition motif domain-containing protein, with the protein product MSSKLYVGNLPFTAQEDDVRDLFATYGEVLSVALISDRETGRPRGFAFVEMNEAGARSAQEALDGKDFQGRSLRINEAQERAPRPSGGGGGYGDRNRQSKRW
- a CDS encoding ATP-binding protein, with translation MQERTIEQAFHALAAKYPVVTVTGPRQSGKTTLCRMTCPDKKYVNLEAPDIRQFAADDPRGFLAECRAGAILDEIQRAPELLSYLQPLVDEDPTPGRFILTGSQQFNVREALSQSLAGRTGLLTLLPFDWLEIQSFLDVSDVDKLILHGFYPRLHQMRIHPTQAMGDYYETYVQRDVRQLIQIRNVGAFERFVRLCAGRIGQLLNLNSLGNDAGVTHTTAREWISILEASYIIFQLPPWHANISKRLVKTPKIYFWDVGLASYLLGLQEEKQVTRDPLRGSLFENMVVAELFKQHYHQGVRPRLSFYRDSAGNEVDVVIESGHDLVLVEIKAGQTVSRDYFKGLDRFAGVAGGRIKGGMVVFSGQKAQRRSSWEVWPVSDIGVLRNRAVYFFAN
- a CDS encoding type II toxin-antitoxin system VapC family toxin, translated to MILLDTHIWVNWIVKGNSCLSSEVVNAMQNADGLAVSAISCFEVSLLVNRGKLELPCSVDEWMLEALVNSGVDSLPVTCLIADRAVTLPDIHRDPADRIIIATAIIHDIKLASMDSVFPGYLEIADKLVGQ
- the rhuM gene encoding RhuM family protein, with product MSKKKNPNLPAINGGSNVRSSAAEYLTFLAALGKGGVAAVYADQNIWLTQKMMGVLYDVETHTINYHLKKVFSDSELEEEAVIRNFRITATDGKSYDTKHYNLSAIIAVGYKVNSERAVQFRKWATGIIEEFTIKGFTMDDERLKSGGTILSDQYFEEQLQRIREIRLSERKFYQKITDIYATAMDYDVTAQATKRFFATVQNKLHWAIHGQTAAEVNYARADAAKQNMGSPPGRMHREARYQKPNRKD
- a CDS encoding type II toxin-antitoxin system HicB family antitoxin; the protein is MITYTAKYLKIESGYMGQLVEWPEVLTEGADLDECRAMLRDALQEMFTAYVQLGKEIPLGNALIEQLPIEMKHVGQTA
- a CDS encoding type II toxin-antitoxin system HicA family toxin, yielding MSVKRRDLVKYFEQHGYRLLREGANHAIYTNGIKVIPIKRHRQLDRITANELCKQAGLVPVF
- a CDS encoding DUF4160 domain-containing protein, which translates into the protein MPTISMFYGILICMYFYDDERHHLPHIHAKYQGQDAAFNILDGEVISGEIPLAKKRLVQAWIEINRESLLADWELAASGQQLLPIDPLR